The Streptomyces sp. NBC_01775 genome includes a region encoding these proteins:
- a CDS encoding efflux RND transporter permease subunit gives MSWLSRLSLLQRGLIGLMALIAVAFGAIAVPQLKQQLLPSIDLPMVSVIAPYQGASPDVVEKQVVEPLEDNIQGVDGITSVNSTASEGSAVVMAQFDYGDKSEQTIADVQQAVNRTRATLPDGVDPQVVAGGTDDIPTVVLAASADGRDQQSLSDALDSSVIPVLKDIKGVSQVTVDGVQDQVVAVTPDTKKLAKARLSPADLSKALQSGGASVPAGSFAEDGKSKTVQVGNGFTSLKQIEGLRIPAKGGGGDPVSVGDVAEVRQAPDQATSLTRTNGHRSLSVSLTMDTDGSAVDISDEVKDKLPQLRDDLGKGAKLTVVSDQGPQVSKSISSLTTEGALGLVFAVVVILVFLLSLRSTLVTAVSIPLSVVLTLIVLWSRDLSLNMLTLGALTIAIGRVVDDSIVVLENIKRHLAYGKERTTAILDAVKEVSGAITASTLTTVAVFLPMAFVGGMVGALFGGFSLTITVALLASLLVSLTVVPVLSYWFLRAPKSLRGLAPEEQRRKSEEKESRSPLQRLYVPVLRFATRRRLTSLVIAAAVLIGTFGMASLLKTNFFDQGETQQLSISQELPPGSSLGAADKQAEKVEKMISGIDGVEDYQVTVGSAGLMAAFGGSTNTNQASYQLKLEETADSAKVEDAVHDGLDKLGSSVGDTTVSAGDGFGSQDLSVVVKAGDAQVLEKASEQVRAKVDKLDGVTDVQSDLSQSVPRVSVTAKDSAARYGLNDAAIGQAVTQAVSGTKSGKAILDDTERDVVVRSPEPAETVAALKKLPLGKVTLGKVADVRTVNGPVQMTRIDGARAATVTAKPTGENTGAVSTKLQSEIDSLDLPKGATAEIGGLSQDQDEAFSSLGLAMLAAIAIVFMLLVATFRSLIQPLILLVSIPFAATGAFGLLILTGTPMGVPAMIGMLMLIGIVVTNAIVLIDLINQYRSQGYGVIDAVIEGGRHRLRPILMTALATICALTPMALAVTGDGGFISQPLAVVVIGGLVTSTLLTLLLVPTLYAMVELRKERRAAKKAAKRGGKGKDEAPPSPREPEAAEAPATS, from the coding sequence ATGTCCTGGCTGTCCCGCCTCAGCCTCCTTCAGCGTGGGCTGATAGGGCTGATGGCGCTCATCGCCGTCGCCTTCGGCGCCATCGCCGTCCCCCAGCTCAAACAACAACTCCTGCCCTCCATCGACCTGCCCATGGTCTCGGTCATCGCGCCGTACCAGGGTGCCTCGCCCGACGTGGTCGAGAAGCAGGTCGTGGAGCCCCTGGAAGACAACATCCAGGGCGTCGACGGCATCACGAGCGTCAACTCGACGGCGAGCGAGGGCTCCGCGGTCGTCATGGCCCAGTTCGACTACGGCGACAAGTCCGAGCAGACCATCGCCGATGTCCAGCAGGCCGTGAACCGCACCCGCGCCACGCTGCCGGACGGAGTCGACCCGCAGGTCGTGGCCGGTGGCACCGACGACATCCCGACCGTCGTCCTCGCCGCCTCTGCCGACGGGCGGGACCAGCAGTCCCTCTCCGACGCGCTGGACAGCTCCGTCATCCCGGTCCTCAAGGACATCAAGGGCGTCAGCCAGGTCACCGTCGACGGTGTGCAGGACCAGGTCGTCGCCGTCACCCCCGACACCAAGAAGCTGGCCAAGGCGCGGCTGTCCCCGGCCGATCTGTCCAAGGCCCTCCAATCGGGCGGCGCTTCGGTCCCGGCCGGCTCCTTCGCCGAGGACGGCAAGAGCAAGACCGTCCAGGTCGGCAACGGCTTCACCTCGCTCAAGCAGATCGAGGGGCTGCGCATCCCCGCCAAGGGCGGGGGCGGGGACCCGGTCAGCGTCGGTGACGTCGCCGAGGTCCGGCAGGCCCCCGACCAGGCCACCTCCCTCACCCGCACCAACGGGCACCGCAGCTTGTCCGTCTCGCTGACCATGGACACCGACGGCAGCGCCGTCGACATCTCCGACGAGGTCAAGGACAAGCTGCCCCAGCTCCGCGACGACCTGGGCAAGGGCGCCAAGCTCACCGTCGTGTCCGACCAGGGCCCGCAGGTCTCCAAGTCCATCAGCTCCCTGACCACCGAGGGCGCGCTGGGCCTGGTCTTCGCCGTCGTGGTGATCCTCGTCTTCCTGCTGTCGCTGCGCTCCACGCTGGTGACGGCGGTCTCCATCCCGCTGTCCGTGGTGCTGACACTGATCGTGCTGTGGTCGCGGGACCTGTCCCTCAACATGCTGACGCTGGGCGCCTTGACCATCGCCATCGGCCGGGTCGTCGACGACTCGATCGTGGTGCTGGAGAACATCAAGCGGCACCTGGCATACGGCAAGGAACGCACCACCGCCATCCTCGACGCCGTCAAGGAGGTCTCCGGCGCGATCACCGCCTCCACGCTGACGACGGTGGCCGTCTTCCTCCCGATGGCGTTCGTCGGCGGCATGGTGGGCGCGCTGTTCGGCGGCTTCTCCCTCACCATCACGGTCGCCCTGCTGGCCTCGCTGCTGGTGTCGCTGACGGTCGTGCCGGTGCTCTCGTACTGGTTCCTGCGCGCACCCAAGTCCCTCCGGGGTCTCGCCCCCGAGGAGCAGCGCCGCAAGTCCGAGGAGAAGGAGTCGCGCAGCCCGCTCCAGCGGCTGTACGTGCCGGTGCTGCGGTTCGCCACCCGGCGCCGCCTCACCAGCTTGGTGATCGCCGCGGCGGTGCTCATCGGCACCTTCGGCATGGCGTCGCTGCTGAAGACCAACTTCTTCGACCAGGGCGAGACCCAGCAGCTCTCGATCAGCCAGGAGCTGCCCCCCGGCAGCAGCCTGGGCGCGGCCGACAAGCAGGCCGAGAAGGTCGAGAAGATGATCTCAGGCATCGACGGGGTCGAGGACTACCAGGTCACCGTCGGCTCCGCCGGGCTGATGGCGGCCTTCGGCGGCAGCACGAACACCAACCAGGCGTCGTACCAGCTCAAGCTGGAGGAGACCGCCGACAGCGCCAAGGTCGAGGACGCCGTGCACGACGGGCTCGACAAGCTCGGCTCCTCCGTCGGCGACACCACCGTCAGCGCCGGTGACGGCTTCGGCAGCCAGGACCTGAGCGTGGTCGTCAAGGCCGGCGACGCCCAGGTGCTGGAGAAGGCGTCCGAGCAGGTGCGGGCCAAGGTCGACAAGCTGGACGGCGTCACCGACGTGCAGTCCGACCTGTCCCAGTCCGTGCCGCGCGTCTCGGTCACGGCGAAGGACTCCGCCGCCCGCTACGGGCTGAACGACGCCGCGATCGGCCAGGCCGTCACCCAGGCGGTCAGCGGCACCAAGTCCGGCAAGGCGATCCTGGACGACACCGAGCGCGATGTCGTCGTCCGCTCGCCGGAGCCCGCCGAGACGGTCGCGGCTTTGAAGAAGCTGCCGCTCGGCAAGGTCACGCTGGGCAAGGTCGCCGATGTCCGCACGGTCAACGGCCCGGTCCAGATGACCCGGATCGACGGCGCCCGCGCGGCGACGGTCACGGCGAAGCCGACCGGGGAGAACACCGGCGCGGTCAGCACCAAGCTCCAGTCGGAGATCGACTCGCTGGACCTGCCCAAGGGCGCCACCGCCGAGATCGGCGGCCTCTCGCAGGACCAGGACGAGGCGTTCAGCTCGCTGGGGCTGGCCATGCTGGCGGCCATCGCGATCGTCTTCATGCTGCTGGTCGCGACGTTCCGCTCGCTGATCCAGCCGCTGATCCTGCTGGTCTCGATCCCCTTCGCCGCCACCGGCGCGTTCGGCCTGCTGATCCTCACCGGCACCCCGATGGGCGTCCCGGCGATGATCGGCATGCTGATGCTCATCGGCATCGTGGTGACCAACGCGATCGTGCTGATCGACCTGATCAATCAGTACCGCAGCCAGGGGTACGGCGTCATCGACGCCGTCATCGAGGGTGGCAGGCACCGGCTGCGGCCCATCCTGATGACCGCGCTCGCCACGATCTGCGCCCTGACGCCGATGGCACTCGCGGTCACCGGCGACGGCGGCTTCATATCCCAGCCCCTGGCGGTCGTCGTCATCGGCGGCCTGGTCACCTCAACCCTGCTGACCTTGCTGCTGGTGCCGACGCTCTACGCGATGGTCGAGCTGCGCAAGGAGCGCCGGGCGGCCAAGAAGGCCGCCAAACGAGGGGGCAAGGGGAAGGACGAGGCACCCCCGTCGCCCCGCGAACCCGAGGCGGCGGAAGCCCCCGCCACCTCCTGA